One Polaribacter sp. SA4-12 genomic window carries:
- a CDS encoding glycosidase, with product MIKENSNIISNGVMLNAYPDSIGHKLSDTVNMLQNEAFKDVFSLFYVLPTFFNSDLDRGFSVIDYNLNEELVSKSDLKALENLNIELKFDIVLNHLSVNSPQFKDLLKNGENSKYKDFFINWNTFWKESGTLNKEGIVIPKEEFLNKLFMRKSGLPILKVPFPDGKEKPYWNTFYQEINQQEIDVEDLKSIKNISNLDAHLICDKVIFTIINNIDLATFNFKAFEKHKKEILEIVYKKRTFLGQMDVNAKSELVWDFYEETLAKVKSFGCKILRLDAFAYLHKEIGQTNFFNKPGTWNYLDRINEIAKKNDLILLPEIHAEYGINLHDEVAKEGYQIYDFFLPGLMIHTLETSSNKAIVTWAKEIISKGYKTVNMLGCHDGIPVLDLKGKEVNGTYNKGLLEDAEIESVMNTIIERGGRVKNLYDPSGKKISYYQVNATFFSALGEDEKKLLLARAIQMFMPGIPQVWYLDIFAGKNNYEAADKGGSGGHKEINRTTLTNKDIEEGLKTAIVLNQLKIMRLRNTSKAFLGNIKINTSNENELDIIWENGNEFAQLKANLTTYTLAITFSENEITKKMTF from the coding sequence ATGATAAAAGAAAACAGCAACATTATTTCTAACGGAGTAATGCTAAACGCTTACCCAGATAGTATTGGTCATAAATTAAGTGACACTGTAAATATGCTTCAAAACGAAGCCTTTAAAGATGTGTTTTCTTTATTTTATGTATTGCCAACTTTTTTTAATAGCGATTTAGACAGAGGTTTTTCTGTAATAGATTATAATTTAAATGAAGAATTAGTTTCTAAGTCAGATTTAAAAGCATTAGAAAATTTAAATATTGAATTAAAATTTGATATTGTTCTAAATCATTTATCTGTTAATTCTCCTCAATTTAAAGATTTATTAAAGAATGGAGAAAACTCTAAATACAAAGATTTTTTTATCAACTGGAATACTTTTTGGAAGGAAAGTGGAACCTTAAATAAAGAAGGAATTGTTATACCGAAAGAAGAATTTCTTAATAAATTATTTATGAGAAAATCTGGACTTCCAATTTTAAAAGTTCCTTTTCCAGATGGCAAAGAAAAACCTTATTGGAATACTTTTTATCAAGAAATAAATCAACAAGAAATTGATGTAGAAGATTTAAAAAGCATCAAAAACATTAGTAATTTGGATGCTCATTTAATTTGTGATAAAGTAATTTTTACAATTATAAACAACATTGATTTAGCAACTTTTAATTTTAAAGCATTTGAAAAACACAAAAAAGAAATTCTTGAAATTGTTTATAAAAAAAGAACTTTTTTAGGCCAAATGGATGTAAATGCCAAGTCTGAATTGGTTTGGGATTTTTATGAAGAAACTTTGGCAAAAGTAAAAAGCTTTGGTTGTAAAATTTTACGCTTAGATGCTTTTGCTTATTTGCATAAAGAAATTGGGCAAACTAATTTCTTCAACAAACCAGGAACTTGGAATTATTTAGATAGAATTAATGAAATTGCGAAGAAAAACGATTTAATTCTTTTGCCAGAAATCCATGCAGAATACGGTATAAACCTACATGATGAAGTTGCAAAAGAAGGTTATCAAATTTATGACTTTTTCTTACCAGGATTAATGATTCATACGCTTGAAACATCATCTAATAAAGCAATTGTTACTTGGGCTAAAGAAATTATATCCAAAGGTTATAAAACAGTAAATATGTTGGGTTGCCACGATGGAATTCCTGTATTAGATTTAAAAGGAAAAGAAGTTAACGGAACTTATAACAAAGGTTTGTTAGAAGATGCTGAAATAGAATCTGTAATGAATACTATTATAGAACGAGGTGGTAGAGTAAAAAATTTATACGATCCTTCAGGAAAGAAAATTTCTTATTACCAAGTTAACGCTACTTTTTTCAGTGCTTTAGGCGAAGATGAAAAAAAACTATTATTAGCAAGAGCCATTCAAATGTTTATGCCTGGAATTCCTCAAGTTTGGTATTTAGATATTTTTGCTGGTAAAAATAATTATGAAGCTGCAGACAAAGGCGGAAGTGGTGGACACAAAGAAATTAATAGAACTACATTAACAAATAAAGATATTGAAGAAGGTCTAAAAACAGCTATTGTTTTAAATCAGCTTAAAATAATGCGATTAAGAAATACATCTAAAGCATTTTTAGGTAACATTAAGATTAACACTTCTAATGAAAACGAACTAGATATTATCTGGGAAAACGGTAATGAATTTGCACAATTGAAAGCAAATCTTACTACTTATACTTTGGCAATAACTTTTTCAGAAAATGAAATAACTAAAAAAATGACTTTCTAA
- a CDS encoding carbohydrate kinase family protein: protein MKNNIRNIDILCVGEVLIDFIGHQNDVLINETRDYHRYLGGSPANVAMNCKRLGLNSTMVSAVGNDGFGEYIFKRLEEVGINPENIKKLDNKSTSVIFVSKSNGTPDFIPYRDADCSISEDQITDEMLSQTKIYHTTCFALSKKPAQTTILNKAEEAFKKGCKLSVDLNYAKELWNSKEEALDVIKTYCKFNPLIKISEDDMLRLFEKELPHQEIFNFFHNLGVETVCLTLGSKGVKLSQLNKEIIHLPAIKIENVMDTTGAGDAFWSGFLFAYIKEKPIQDCLQVALKLAALKLQNVGRLPDNINILSKLL from the coding sequence TTGAAAAATAATATTAGAAATATAGACATCTTATGTGTGGGTGAAGTTTTAATTGACTTTATCGGGCATCAAAATGATGTACTCATAAACGAAACTAGAGATTATCACAGATATTTAGGTGGTTCTCCTGCTAATGTTGCCATGAATTGTAAAAGGTTAGGATTAAATTCAACCATGGTTTCTGCTGTAGGTAATGATGGTTTTGGAGAGTACATTTTTAAAAGATTAGAAGAAGTTGGAATTAATCCAGAAAACATCAAAAAATTAGATAATAAGTCTACAAGTGTCATTTTTGTATCAAAATCTAACGGAACACCAGATTTTATTCCTTACAGAGATGCAGATTGCTCAATTTCTGAAGATCAAATTACTGATGAAATGCTTTCTCAAACAAAAATTTATCATACAACTTGTTTTGCTTTAAGTAAAAAACCAGCACAAACTACCATCTTAAACAAAGCTGAAGAGGCTTTTAAAAAAGGCTGTAAATTAAGTGTCGATTTAAATTACGCTAAAGAATTATGGAACAGTAAAGAAGAGGCTTTAGATGTTATTAAAACGTATTGTAAATTTAATCCTTTAATAAAAATTAGTGAAGATGATATGTTAAGGCTTTTCGAAAAAGAATTACCACATCAAGAAATATTTAATTTCTTTCATAATTTAGGAGTAGAAACAGTTTGTTTAACCTTGGGAAGTAAAGGTGTGAAGCTTTCTCAATTAAATAAAGAAATCATTCATTTACCAGCAATAAAAATAGAAAACGTAATGGATACAACAGGAGCAGGAGATGCTTTTTGGTCTGGTTTTCTATTCGCTTATATTAAAGAAAAACCAATACAAGATTGTTTACAAGTAGCTTTAAAATTAGCTGCTTTAAAACTTCAAAACGTAGGTAGATTACCTGATAACATTAATATTTTATCTAAACTTTTATAA
- a CDS encoding MFS transporter, which produces MFKKPNLSFWQIFNMNVGFLGIQFSFGLQQTAVNPIFSFLGAHHEDLPLLNLAGPVTGLIIQPIIGAISDKTWSPRWGRRKPFFLIGALIGSLCLFAFPYSPSLWFAVGLLWILDVGNNMAMEPYRAFVGDKLPNKQLSFGYQMQSLFVGAGIVLANASIFLFQDWFGGEETASETVTSIPQWLYYSFFIGAVLSIATILWSVLKTPEIPPSDKELEEIKKHNALPFVERIKTPFTEIVQAIKDMPKFMWKLSAVYLFQWYALFIYWQFISPMFEESLGFNKSEALSQAAKMNTTYNISTIVFALALVPFALKWGGKKVYILSLFFTGIAMLSIPFIQDPVLVLLPMILFGIGWAAMMGIPYSMVSKIVPQERRGVYMGILNMMIVIPMGIQTVTFGPIVKNLLDNSAVNAILLGGVFFVIAGFLAFRLKEPKPIVE; this is translated from the coding sequence ATGTTTAAAAAACCCAATTTAAGTTTTTGGCAAATCTTTAATATGAATGTTGGATTCTTAGGAATTCAATTCAGTTTTGGATTACAACAAACGGCAGTAAATCCTATATTTTCATTTTTAGGAGCTCATCACGAAGACTTACCTCTGTTAAATCTAGCAGGTCCAGTTACAGGTTTAATTATTCAACCTATAATCGGAGCTATTTCAGATAAAACATGGTCTCCTCGTTGGGGAAGAAGAAAACCGTTTTTTCTAATTGGGGCATTAATAGGAAGTTTATGTTTATTTGCTTTTCCTTACAGTCCATCCTTATGGTTTGCAGTTGGTTTACTATGGATTCTTGATGTTGGAAACAACATGGCAATGGAACCTTATCGTGCTTTTGTAGGTGATAAATTACCAAACAAACAATTAAGTTTTGGTTACCAAATGCAAAGTTTATTTGTTGGTGCTGGTATTGTTTTGGCAAATGCTTCCATTTTCCTTTTTCAAGATTGGTTTGGAGGAGAAGAAACAGCAAGCGAAACAGTAACATCTATTCCACAATGGTTGTATTATTCATTCTTTATTGGAGCAGTATTATCAATTGCCACAATACTTTGGTCTGTTTTAAAAACCCCAGAAATACCTCCTTCTGATAAAGAATTAGAAGAAATTAAAAAACACAATGCATTACCCTTTGTAGAGAGAATAAAAACTCCTTTTACAGAAATTGTTCAGGCAATAAAAGACATGCCTAAATTTATGTGGAAATTATCTGCTGTTTATTTATTTCAGTGGTATGCTTTATTTATCTACTGGCAATTTATTTCTCCAATGTTTGAAGAAAGCCTGGGCTTTAACAAGTCTGAAGCTTTAAGTCAAGCTGCAAAAATGAATACAACCTACAATATTTCAACTATTGTTTTTGCATTAGCATTAGTCCCATTTGCATTAAAGTGGGGAGGAAAAAAAGTATATATATTAAGTCTATTTTTTACAGGAATAGCAATGCTTAGCATCCCTTTTATACAAGATCCAGTACTAGTTCTTTTACCAATGATTTTATTTGGTATTGGTTGGGCTGCAATGATGGGAATTCCATATTCTATGGTTTCAAAGATTGTACCTCAAGAAAGACGAGGCGTTTATATGGGAATCTTAAATATGATGATTGTAATTCCTATGGGAATTCAAACTGTAACTTTTGGACCAATAGTAAAAAACCTATTAGATAACAGTGCTGTTAATGCAATATTATTAGGTGGTGTATTTTTTGTTATTGCAGGTTTTTTAGCATTCAGACTAAAAGAACCAAAACCTATTGTTGAATAA
- a CDS encoding TonB-dependent receptor has product MKKQIQLKRLFLMLLVFTSSALLAQSTISGSVKDQNGEMIPGVNIILKGTMLGTTTDFDGNYEIKNVENGTYSLTASYIGFDNYTKEVIVNSSKVTLNIVIKENAQSLDEIIVTGVVNPKSKLESSVSISTIGLKQIEQASPRTTGEIFRNIPGIRAESSAGEGNSNFNVRGVPVSSGGSRYLQLQEDGLPLNLFGDTSFGNSDNWLRADRNVARVEAIRGGSASTQTSNGPAGIINLISKTGSTEGGSVATTMGLDYNTNRVDFEYGTPLENGLSYHIGGFMRTGEGPRATGFNANKGGQIKANITKRFKSGYIRTYLKFLNDKTAMYMPMPMLLSGTDANPTYGNLPGFDITTDALQSKYLQESSGPTSSDRNRASRDIRDGNNAISKSVGVEFSFDLGDGWKVRNNGRVSLNNGAFIAPFSAGFGETDSFVAGLPIPQPATLSYADNGDAYNPSNGLIQNIHVFDTTIDDLSNVINDLKVSKKINDNVSVTAGYFTATQNTKISWQWNSFLQEVKGGGDARLVDVDGLSRGGQYAYGTPVWGNCCQRKYNTQHTVNAPYIAIDADLSEKLNFSGSIRRDNVRVDGTIALGNETGEFDVNSNNIIEPIEMAVPIVQPNQNQIISDKYSYTSYSAGLNYKMNDDSAVFGRISSGASGRAADRNGYNTDGTADVQYDQVSQFEVGYKRRFEKGSLNVTGFSSITDEAAGFELQKTVGSKYTATGLEVESAFVFGDLSINGSATYTNAKIKEDRGGNGANDGNKPRRQADLLYSIAPTYNFGVEKQHLLGFTVLGTTESYATDTNDLVQPGYAYINFLGRVGLTKGLSLSLNINNLFDTVGITEVEGQDGMAMNGTDRYVRARSITGRSSSLSLQYSF; this is encoded by the coding sequence ATGAAAAAACAAATACAATTAAAAAGACTGTTTTTAATGCTGTTGGTATTTACATCTTCAGCCTTACTAGCACAATCTACTATTTCTGGATCTGTAAAAGACCAAAATGGTGAAATGATTCCAGGAGTTAACATTATACTTAAAGGTACAATGTTAGGAACAACAACAGATTTCGATGGAAATTACGAAATTAAGAATGTAGAAAACGGAACTTATAGTTTAACAGCTTCTTACATTGGCTTCGATAACTATACTAAAGAGGTTATTGTAAACTCTTCTAAAGTAACTTTAAATATTGTTATTAAAGAAAATGCCCAATCTTTAGATGAAATTATAGTAACAGGAGTTGTAAATCCTAAATCTAAATTAGAATCTAGTGTTTCTATTTCTACTATTGGACTTAAACAAATAGAACAAGCTTCTCCAAGAACAACTGGTGAAATTTTTAGAAACATTCCTGGTATTCGTGCAGAATCTTCTGCAGGTGAAGGAAATTCTAACTTTAACGTACGTGGTGTACCAGTTTCTTCTGGTGGATCTAGATATTTACAATTACAAGAAGATGGTTTACCTTTAAATTTATTTGGAGATACTTCTTTTGGTAATTCAGATAACTGGTTAAGAGCAGATAGAAATGTTGCAAGAGTAGAAGCTATTAGAGGTGGTTCTGCATCTACGCAAACATCTAATGGTCCTGCAGGGATTATCAATTTAATTAGCAAAACAGGAAGCACAGAAGGTGGTTCTGTAGCTACAACAATGGGATTAGATTACAATACAAATAGAGTGGATTTTGAATACGGAACTCCTCTAGAAAATGGTTTATCTTACCATATTGGTGGATTTATGAGAACTGGAGAAGGCCCAAGAGCTACTGGTTTTAATGCTAATAAAGGTGGACAAATAAAAGCAAACATTACAAAAAGATTTAAATCTGGTTACATTCGTACTTATTTAAAGTTTTTAAATGATAAAACGGCAATGTATATGCCAATGCCAATGCTATTATCTGGTACAGATGCAAACCCAACTTACGGTAACTTACCTGGTTTTGATATTACTACAGATGCTTTACAATCTAAATATTTACAAGAAAGTTCTGGTCCAACTAGTAGTGATAGAAACAGAGCTTCTAGAGATATTAGAGACGGGAACAATGCAATATCTAAATCTGTAGGTGTAGAGTTTTCTTTTGATCTTGGTGATGGATGGAAAGTTAGAAACAATGGTAGAGTATCTTTAAATAACGGTGCATTTATTGCTCCTTTCTCTGCAGGTTTTGGTGAAACTGATAGCTTTGTTGCAGGTCTTCCAATTCCTCAACCAGCAACTTTAAGTTATGCTGATAATGGTGATGCTTACAATCCTTCAAATGGTTTAATTCAAAATATTCACGTATTTGATACTACAATAGACGATTTAAGTAATGTAATTAACGATTTAAAAGTTAGTAAAAAAATTAATGATAACGTATCTGTTACGGCTGGTTATTTTACTGCAACTCAAAACACAAAAATATCTTGGCAATGGAATTCTTTCTTACAAGAAGTTAAAGGTGGTGGAGATGCAAGATTAGTAGATGTAGATGGTTTATCTAGAGGTGGTCAATATGCATACGGAACACCTGTTTGGGGTAACTGTTGTCAACGTAAATACAATACACAACATACAGTTAACGCTCCTTACATTGCAATAGATGCAGATTTAAGTGAAAAATTAAACTTTTCTGGTAGTATTCGTCGTGATAATGTAAGAGTAGATGGAACTATTGCTTTAGGAAATGAAACAGGCGAGTTTGATGTAAACAGCAATAATATTATTGAACCAATTGAAATGGCTGTACCAATTGTACAACCAAATCAAAATCAAATTATTTCTGATAAATATAGTTACACATCATATTCTGCAGGTTTAAACTACAAAATGAATGATGACTCTGCTGTTTTTGGTAGAATAAGTTCTGGTGCTTCTGGAAGAGCTGCAGATAGAAATGGTTATAATACTGATGGAACTGCTGATGTACAGTATGATCAAGTTTCTCAATTTGAAGTTGGGTATAAAAGACGTTTCGAAAAAGGGAGTCTTAACGTTACTGGTTTTTCTTCTATTACAGATGAAGCTGCAGGTTTTGAGCTTCAAAAAACAGTAGGTAGTAAATATACTGCAACTGGTTTAGAAGTAGAAAGTGCTTTTGTTTTTGGTGACCTATCAATAAACGGATCAGCAACATATACAAATGCTAAAATTAAAGAAGATAGAGGTGGTAATGGAGCTAACGATGGTAATAAACCTAGAAGACAAGCAGATTTACTTTACAGCATTGCTCCTACTTACAATTTTGGTGTAGAAAAACAACATTTACTAGGATTTACAGTCTTAGGAACTACAGAATCTTATGCTACAGATACAAATGATTTAGTACAGCCAGGTTACGCTTATATTAACTTCTTAGGAAGAGTAGGACTTACGAAAGGCTTATCATTATCTTTAAACATAAACAACCTTTTTGATACAGTTGGTATTACAGAAGTTGAAGGTCAAGATGGTATGGCAATGAATGGAACAGATCGTTATGTAAGAGCAAGATCAATTACTGGTCGTTCTTCATCTTTATCATTACAGTACAGTTTTTAA
- a CDS encoding LacI family DNA-binding transcriptional regulator — protein sequence MLVTLKQIAEQLGISITTVSKALKDYPDVSKKTRKLVRETASLLNYKPNSFAVNLRTKESKIIGLIIPVIVHHFFSSVIKGIISQAEKKGYLVIILQSDESYELEKKQIDLLLSKRVDGILISLANGTGDFKHLTEIIEQETPLVMFDKIAKVVKCSKVIIDDRKAAYIATKHLIDIGCKRIAHFRGALLPQNSIDRFLGYKKALLDNNLEYDPSLVYVNQCGDMSFEEGKENARQLLKDHKDVDGIFINTDLVAIGAMTEFAKLGVKVPEDISIVGFSNWFMSSVISPSLTTINQPGFEMGKNAFKLLYKEIKARKQKKTITYKELVLETELIKRDSTKS from the coding sequence ATTTTGGTAACACTAAAACAAATTGCAGAACAGCTAGGTATTTCTATAACAACCGTATCAAAAGCATTAAAAGATTACCCAGATGTAAGTAAAAAAACAAGAAAGTTGGTGAGAGAAACGGCTTCTTTATTAAACTATAAACCAAATTCTTTTGCCGTTAATTTAAGAACTAAAGAATCTAAAATTATAGGTTTAATTATACCTGTAATTGTGCATCACTTTTTTTCTAGTGTTATTAAAGGAATTATTTCTCAAGCAGAAAAAAAAGGATATCTGGTAATTATTCTTCAGTCTGATGAATCTTACGAGTTAGAAAAAAAGCAAATAGATTTATTACTTAGTAAAAGAGTAGATGGAATTTTAATTTCTTTAGCTAACGGAACAGGAGATTTTAAGCACTTAACAGAAATTATTGAACAGGAAACTCCTTTAGTAATGTTTGATAAAATTGCCAAAGTGGTAAAGTGTTCTAAGGTTATTATTGATGATAGAAAGGCTGCGTATATAGCAACGAAACATTTAATTGATATTGGTTGTAAACGAATTGCTCATTTTAGAGGGGCTTTGTTGCCTCAAAATTCTATAGATAGATTTCTTGGCTATAAGAAAGCTTTATTAGATAATAATTTAGAGTACGACCCTTCTTTAGTATACGTTAATCAGTGTGGAGATATGAGTTTTGAGGAAGGAAAGGAAAATGCAAGACAACTATTAAAAGACCATAAAGATGTTGATGGTATTTTTATAAATACAGATTTAGTTGCTATTGGTGCAATGACGGAATTTGCTAAACTGGGTGTTAAAGTACCAGAAGATATTAGTATTGTTGGTTTTAGTAACTGGTTTATGTCTTCTGTAATTTCACCTTCTTTAACAACAATTAATCAGCCAGGTTTTGAAATGGGTAAAAACGCTTTTAAATTATTATATAAAGAAATAAAAGCGAGAAAGCAAAAGAAAACAATTACCTATAAAGAATTGGTTTTAGAAACAGAACTTATAAAAAGGGACTCTACTAAAAGCTAA
- a CDS encoding DUF5686 family protein: MQKITFLLLLFITSTIIGQVKGKITDKKGEPLSFVSIYLDKTVTGTTSNDNGDYVLNISKRGKSIIIYQILGYKTLKKEVNITSFPFELNVELEEENVQLDEISISTKDNPANRIIRNVIANKEKNTDKYSNYTAKFYSRGLMKIKDAPEKFFGQTTGDFGGGLDSTRTGIIYLSETVSDISFQKKPKNFKERIVASKVSGQDNGISFNRAEESNINLYDNSVEVFNNLVSPISTNAFSYYRFKLEGTFYDKNGKLINKIKLIPKRKNDRVFDGFIYVVEDDWALYGADIVATGAQVNIPVVNLLKLKQGYNYSEEIDAWVLISQTIDFDISVFGFKPSGKFSYAYSDYNFKPVYEENTFTNEVLTFEKEATKKDSLYWNKLRPVPLTIEEVKDYQIKDSIKVVRKSKKYLDSVNKKQNEFNLLSPITGYTYRNSYEKWSLSYNGLISDLGFNTVQGFNTSLGFSYFNQQNKTGKWWNAGIKANYGLSDKRLRPTFFFSKKWNNLSKPRMTISGGITTPQFNDRNPIMRLNNAISSLFYRNDYLKIYEKEFGRISYSEEIKNGVYFSSSLEYANRKPLFNTTDYSFARQSKNEPYTSNNPLDPTDFTNAAFTEHKIATLNVGATFIFNQKYLSYPDRKENIGNDKYPSLNVNYRKTFGASNSEYNSDLFTANLRQDISAGNYGNFSYNIRGGIFVKKKYLAFMDKLQANGNQLRFPLDGKLNSFGLLEYYKFYTNDKYAEAHVEHNFKGAILGKIPLINKLNFHLVGGAKTLFMAGKNPYTEYSVGLDNIGFGKWRFLRIDYVRSNYGGIKNDGLLFRLSMF; this comes from the coding sequence ATGCAAAAAATTACTTTTCTACTGTTACTTTTTATTACGTCAACAATTATTGGACAGGTAAAAGGGAAGATTACTGATAAAAAAGGAGAGCCTTTGTCTTTTGTTAGTATTTATTTAGATAAAACGGTTACAGGAACTACTTCTAATGATAATGGAGATTATGTTTTAAATATCTCTAAAAGAGGAAAAAGCATCATTATTTATCAAATATTAGGTTATAAAACACTAAAAAAGGAAGTAAATATTACCTCTTTTCCTTTTGAATTAAATGTAGAATTAGAAGAAGAAAATGTACAGTTAGATGAAATTTCTATCTCTACAAAAGATAATCCTGCTAATAGAATTATTAGAAATGTAATTGCAAATAAAGAGAAGAATACAGATAAGTATTCTAATTACACAGCTAAGTTTTATTCTAGAGGATTAATGAAAATTAAAGATGCACCAGAGAAGTTCTTTGGGCAAACTACTGGAGATTTTGGAGGTGGTTTAGATTCGACAAGAACAGGAATTATTTATCTGTCTGAAACGGTGTCTGATATTAGTTTTCAAAAAAAGCCGAAGAATTTTAAAGAGAGAATAGTTGCATCTAAAGTTTCTGGGCAAGACAACGGTATCAGTTTTAATAGGGCAGAAGAGTCTAATATTAATTTGTATGATAATAGTGTAGAAGTTTTTAATAATTTGGTTTCTCCAATTTCTACAAATGCATTTAGTTATTATCGATTTAAGTTAGAAGGGACTTTTTATGATAAAAACGGAAAATTAATCAACAAAATAAAATTGATTCCTAAGCGAAAAAACGATCGAGTTTTTGATGGTTTTATTTATGTTGTAGAAGATGATTGGGCTTTGTACGGTGCAGATATTGTTGCAACAGGAGCGCAAGTGAACATTCCTGTTGTAAATTTACTAAAACTAAAACAAGGTTACAATTATTCAGAAGAAATAGATGCGTGGGTTTTAATCAGTCAGACAATAGATTTCGATATTTCTGTTTTTGGTTTTAAACCTAGTGGAAAATTTTCTTACGCATATTCAGATTATAATTTTAAACCTGTATATGAAGAAAATACATTTACAAATGAAGTATTAACTTTTGAGAAAGAGGCTACAAAAAAAGATTCTCTTTATTGGAATAAGTTAAGACCAGTGCCTTTAACGATAGAGGAGGTTAAAGATTATCAAATTAAAGATAGTATTAAGGTTGTTCGTAAGTCTAAGAAGTATTTAGACTCTGTAAATAAAAAGCAAAATGAATTTAATTTACTTTCGCCAATAACAGGATATACATATCGAAATTCTTACGAAAAGTGGTCTCTATCTTACAATGGTTTAATAAGTGATTTAGGTTTTAATACGGTTCAAGGGTTTAATACTTCTTTAGGTTTTAGCTACTTTAATCAACAAAATAAAACAGGGAAATGGTGGAATGCAGGAATAAAAGCAAATTATGGTTTATCTGATAAACGCTTAAGACCAACGTTCTTTTTTAGTAAAAAATGGAATAACCTTTCTAAACCTAGAATGACAATTTCTGGAGGTATTACAACACCTCAATTTAATGATAGAAATCCTATTATGAGATTAAATAATGCCATTAGTTCTTTGTTTTATAGAAATGATTATTTAAAAATATATGAAAAGGAATTTGGTAGAATTAGTTATTCAGAAGAAATTAAAAACGGAGTTTATTTTTCTTCATCTTTAGAGTATGCAAATAGAAAACCACTGTTTAATACAACTGATTATTCCTTTGCTCGTCAAAGTAAAAACGAACCTTATACTTCTAATAATCCATTAGACCCAACAGATTTTACAAATGCAGCTTTTACAGAGCATAAAATAGCAACATTAAATGTTGGAGCAACTTTTATCTTTAATCAAAAATATTTGTCTTACCCTGATAGAAAAGAAAATATCGGAAATGATAAATATCCATCATTAAATGTAAATTATAGAAAAACTTTTGGAGCGTCAAATTCTGAGTATAATTCAGATTTATTTACTGCAAATTTAAGACAAGATATTAGTGCAGGTAATTATGGAAATTTCTCATATAATATAAGAGGAGGAATATTTGTTAAGAAGAAATATCTTGCTTTTATGGATAAATTACAAGCAAATGGAAATCAGCTTAGGTTTCCTTTAGATGGTAAATTGAATAGTTTTGGTTTGTTAGAGTATTATAAGTTTTATACAAATGATAAATATGCAGAAGCACACGTAGAACATAATTTTAAAGGAGCAATTTTGGGTAAAATTCCGTTGATAAATAAATTGAATTTCCATTTAGTGGGAGGTGCAAAAACTTTATTTATGGCTGGTAAAAATCCGTATACAGAGTATTCTGTAGGTTTAGATAACATCGGTTTTGGGAAATGGCGTTTTTTACGAATAGATTATGTTCGTTCTAACTATGGAGGAATTAAAAACGATGGTTTGTTGTTTAGATTAAGTATGTTTTAA
- a CDS encoding MoaD/ThiS family protein, whose amino-acid sequence MKIQILLFGITTDLIGTSNLDLEVVEGITVVSFKSLLKEEYPQLENIDSYAIAVNESYATDELVLKENDVVAIIPPVSGG is encoded by the coding sequence ATGAAAATTCAAATATTACTTTTCGGAATTACAACAGATTTAATAGGAACTTCAAATTTAGATTTAGAAGTTGTTGAAGGTATAACTGTTGTAAGTTTTAAGAGTTTATTGAAAGAAGAATATCCTCAACTAGAAAACATCGATTCTTATGCAATTGCTGTAAACGAAAGTTATGCAACTGATGAATTAGTTTTAAAAGAGAATGATGTAGTTGCCATTATTCCTCCTGTAAGTGGAGGGTGA
- a CDS encoding DUF3817 domain-containing protein, which translates to MKNIFRIVSILEGVSYLLLLFIATPMKHFQGDASYVKMLGMPHGILFMLYVVLAFMLKKEMNWDNKTLGIVLLASILPFGTFYIDKKYLR; encoded by the coding sequence ATGAAAAATATATTTAGAATTGTAAGCATATTAGAAGGAGTATCTTACTTATTATTACTTTTTATTGCAACTCCAATGAAACATTTTCAAGGTGATGCTTCTTATGTAAAGATGTTAGGAATGCCTCATGGAATCCTTTTTATGCTATATGTTGTTTTGGCTTTTATGCTTAAAAAAGAAATGAATTGGGATAATAAAACTCTCGGAATTGTTCTACTTGCTTCTATTTTACCTTTTGGTACTTTTTATATTGATAAGAAGTATTTAAGATAA